The proteins below are encoded in one region of Silene latifolia isolate original U9 population chromosome 2, ASM4854445v1, whole genome shotgun sequence:
- the LOC141644404 gene encoding uncharacterized protein LOC141644404, whose protein sequence is MSPMVLTQLATGLSVLAGAAIVKQVMDHQQPMAGPFPRCPTCNGSGRVTCFCSRWSDGDVGCNTCAGSGRRSCSNCGGSGTGRPMPVRITARPMPTPITTTRRPPY, encoded by the coding sequence ATGAGTCCGATGGTATTGACCCAATTGGCAACCGGGTTGAGCGTGTTGGCGGGCGCGGCGATAGTAAAACAAGTAATGGACCATCAACAGCCGATGGCAGGCCCATTTCCACGGTGTCCAACTTGTAATGGATCGGGTCGGGTGACTTGCTTCTGCTCGCGGTGGTCGGATGGTGATGTTGGGTGTAATACCTGTGCTGGATCGGGTAGAAGGAGTTGCTCCAATTGTGGCGGGTCGGGTACTGGTAGACCCATGCCTGTTCGGATCACTGCTCGCCCGATGCCTACTCCTATTACTACTACTCGACGTCCTCCTTATTGA
- the LOC141644413 gene encoding uncharacterized protein LOC141644413 isoform X3 codes for MACRIVLRTVCSTQPWLFPTSSTRYVVAPFKTRPFARNPGYLVNPTRNCTTLSCSFQDDQGPPQEVILKAISVSKTEGRVGQTTNVVIGGTVTEDSPNEWLELDQKVNSYPTVRGFTAIGTGGEDFVHSMIVAVESVLQEPIPEGQVKQKVSSGGKYVSVNIGPVTVSSSQQVQAVYNAMRRDDRMKYFL; via the exons ATGGCGTGCAGAATAGTTCTGCGAACTGTATGCTCCACTCAACCATGGTTATTTCCCACTTCTTCAACCCGATATGTTGTTGCCCCATTTAAGACCCGACCATTTGCCAGGAACCCCGGTTATCTGGTTAACCCCACCCGGAATTGTACAACGCTTAGTTGCTCTTTTCAAGATGATCAGGGCCCACCTCAAGAAGTTATTCTTAAAGCTATTTCAG TCTCGAAGACGGAAGGAAGAGTTGGACAGACTACAAACGTTGTTATTGGAGGGACTGTAACTGAGGATTCGCCCAATGAATGGCTGGAGTTGGATCAGAAG GTGAATTCATACCCCACTGTTAGAGGATTCACTGCAATTGGAACTGGAGGTGAAGACTTTGTGCATTCTATGATTGTAGCTGTTGAATCTGTTCTTCAAGAACCCATCCCAGAG GGTCAAGTGAAGCAGAAAGTATCTTCAGGGGGAAAGTATGTATCAGTGAACATTGGACCTGTGACTGTCAGTTCCAGCCAACAG GTGCAGGCTGTCTACAACGCCATGCGAAGGGACGACAGGATGAAATATTTCTTATAG
- the LOC141644413 gene encoding uncharacterized protein LOC141644413 isoform X2 encodes MACRIVLRTVCSTQPWLFPTSSTRYVVAPFKTRPFARNPGYLVNPTRNCTTLSCSFQDDQGPPQEVILKAISEVSKTEGRVGQTTNVVIGGTVTEDSPNEWLELDQKVNSYPTVRGFTAIGTGGEDFVHSMIVAVESVLQEPIPEGQVKQKVSSGGKYVSVNIGPVTVSSSQQVQAVYNAMRRDDRMKYFL; translated from the exons ATGGCGTGCAGAATAGTTCTGCGAACTGTATGCTCCACTCAACCATGGTTATTTCCCACTTCTTCAACCCGATATGTTGTTGCCCCATTTAAGACCCGACCATTTGCCAGGAACCCCGGTTATCTGGTTAACCCCACCCGGAATTGTACAACGCTTAGTTGCTCTTTTCAAGATGATCAGGGCCCACCTCAAGAAGTTATTCTTAAAGCTATTTCAG AAGTCTCGAAGACGGAAGGAAGAGTTGGACAGACTACAAACGTTGTTATTGGAGGGACTGTAACTGAGGATTCGCCCAATGAATGGCTGGAGTTGGATCAGAAG GTGAATTCATACCCCACTGTTAGAGGATTCACTGCAATTGGAACTGGAGGTGAAGACTTTGTGCATTCTATGATTGTAGCTGTTGAATCTGTTCTTCAAGAACCCATCCCAGAG GGTCAAGTGAAGCAGAAAGTATCTTCAGGGGGAAAGTATGTATCAGTGAACATTGGACCTGTGACTGTCAGTTCCAGCCAACAG GTGCAGGCTGTCTACAACGCCATGCGAAGGGACGACAGGATGAAATATTTCTTATAG